The following coding sequences are from one Pseudonocardia sp. HH130630-07 window:
- a CDS encoding alpha/beta hydrolase: protein MTDPGRPPTYAAPDGPYPVGTREGGTVDTVRPVLRPADAAGRRLPVRVWYPAEPSGARSRDYAAGDETAVLRAALAATGAPADWAAWLAAVRTYGVEGAPPAPGRFPTVVFSHGALGWVTQNTPLMEHLAAHGHVVWSVGHPGEAGALRHLDGELVEHDAHFRETFVAMPGRPGYRDKLTGDVATRFAATPGFLDEHGMGPWARRWVDDLRAVIDALAADAIDGPAGEITAHGDLGRLGTLGMSFGAAAAASTAQQDERVRVAVNLDGGQWLSDLFDTDVRVPLLHLSSDLGAQFAAMGLPDVTAIDADEFFFEPRRTAGTRSDVHRICVAGVTHLELTDVVLLPPPDRARVLPGGGTVRSQRTVDLVNAFVRGHLGRVLGDPDPGFPGPQLARFPEARRVDLTAVRQSAPTQEGHR, encoded by the coding sequence ATGACCGACCCGGGGCGCCCGCCGACGTACGCCGCGCCCGACGGCCCGTACCCGGTGGGGACCCGGGAGGGCGGGACGGTCGACACCGTCCGCCCCGTCCTGCGTCCGGCCGACGCCGCCGGACGCCGCCTGCCGGTACGGGTCTGGTACCCCGCGGAGCCGTCCGGTGCGCGGTCCCGCGACTACGCCGCGGGCGACGAGACCGCGGTGCTGCGGGCGGCGCTCGCCGCGACCGGGGCCCCGGCCGACTGGGCGGCGTGGCTGGCCGCCGTGCGGACGTACGGGGTGGAGGGGGCGCCGCCCGCCCCCGGCCGGTTCCCCACGGTGGTGTTCTCGCACGGGGCGCTGGGCTGGGTCACCCAGAACACGCCGCTCATGGAGCACCTGGCCGCGCATGGCCACGTCGTCTGGTCGGTCGGGCACCCCGGCGAGGCCGGCGCGCTGCGCCACCTCGACGGCGAGCTGGTCGAGCACGACGCCCACTTCCGCGAGACGTTCGTCGCCATGCCCGGACGGCCCGGCTACCGGGACAAGCTCACCGGCGACGTCGCGACCCGGTTCGCGGCGACCCCCGGGTTCCTCGACGAGCACGGCATGGGCCCGTGGGCCCGGCGCTGGGTCGACGACCTGCGCGCGGTGATCGACGCGCTGGCCGCGGACGCGATCGACGGGCCGGCGGGGGAGATCACCGCGCACGGCGACCTCGGCCGCCTCGGCACGCTGGGCATGTCGTTCGGGGCCGCCGCGGCCGCGTCCACCGCGCAGCAGGACGAGCGGGTGCGGGTCGCGGTGAACCTCGACGGCGGCCAGTGGCTGTCGGACCTGTTCGACACCGACGTCCGGGTCCCCCTGCTGCACCTGTCGAGCGACCTGGGAGCCCAGTTCGCGGCGATGGGCCTGCCGGACGTGACGGCGATCGACGCCGACGAGTTCTTCTTCGAACCCCGGCGCACCGCCGGCACCCGGTCCGACGTGCACCGGATCTGCGTCGCCGGGGTGACCCACCTGGAGCTGACCGACGTCGTCCTGCTCCCGCCGCCGGACCGGGCCCGGGTGCTGCCCGGCGGCGGCACCGTGCGGTCGCAGCGGACGGTCGACCTGGTCAACGCGTTCGTCCGGGGCCACCTGGGCCGGGTGCTCGGCGACCCGGACCCCGGCTTCCCCGGTCCCCAGCTCGCCCGGTTCCCGGAGGCGCGCCGGGTCGACCTCACCGCCGTCCGTCAGTCCGCACCCACCCAGGAGGGTCACCGATGA
- a CDS encoding glyoxalase/bleomycin resistance/dioxygenase family protein: MAVLKTYARVFVDDLDAALGPLEQVYGRPADLRFRFEEAELAAVGDVLLVAGDPAAYRQGIGPLVVDDVDATVSALVERGAEIRSEFTAATGRGAYVHHDGVTVEYLQWDDAILERVLGPR; encoded by the coding sequence ATGGCTGTTCTCAAGACCTATGCACGCGTGTTCGTCGACGATCTCGATGCGGCGCTCGGCCCGCTCGAGCAGGTGTACGGCCGGCCCGCCGATCTGCGGTTCCGGTTCGAGGAGGCGGAGCTGGCCGCGGTGGGCGACGTCCTGCTCGTCGCCGGGGACCCGGCCGCCTACCGGCAGGGGATCGGGCCGCTCGTGGTCGACGACGTCGACGCGACCGTGTCCGCGCTGGTGGAGCGGGGTGCGGAGATCCGGAGCGAGTTCACCGCGGCGACCGGGCGCGGCGCGTACGTGCACCACGACGGGGTCACCGTCGAGTACCTGCAGTGGGACGACGCGATCCTGGAGCGGGTACTGGGCCCGCGATGA